The Bombus vancouverensis nearcticus chromosome 2, iyBomVanc1_principal, whole genome shotgun sequence genome window below encodes:
- the BBS8 gene encoding tetratricopeptide repeat protein 8 isoform X2 gives MDLFKALNLFNQGKYEDCATICTNLLQKNPLDQTIWVLKMRALTLQVYVDDIEGEEEGIAESLLDNYTISSMPRPGTSLKTPGTSSVGQCLRPKTQSGRPLTGVVRPATQSAMSQSIEQTLRTPRTAMTARPITAISSRSVRLGTASMLTEPGGPFIQLSRLNISKYASQPSISKPLFEYIYYHEHDVRYALDLAVQATQICHYKDWWWKVQLGKCYYSLGLIRDAEQQFKSALKDSKTIEVILRLIRVYVRLDQPLTALDTCKKGLEYFPNDVNILTEMGRIFDGLNNMSMSLKYYKLIAQEDASHTEAIASIGIHHFYNDQPELALRYYRRLLQMGVYNAELFNNLGLCCFYAQQYDHVISCFERAISLSTDENMADIWYNISHIALTVGDITMAEECLKLAIVSDNRHALAYNNFGVIQIRNGNITAARTYFHAAANIANFIYEPHFNSAYLAYKVGDLQTSYIAIQKSLSVYPNHSDSRTLLNKLERYFSHV, from the exons ATGGACTTATTTAAAGCTTTAAATTTATTCAATCAAGGAAAATATGAAGATTGCGCAACAATATGTACAAATTTGTTACAAAAGAATCCTCTTGATCAG ACTATATGGGTCTTAAAAATGCGTGCCTTAACATTACAAGTATACGTAGATGATATAGAAGGAGAAGAGGAAGGGATTGCTGAAAGTCTATTAGATAATTATACAATATCTTCTATGCCTAGACCAGGAACATCTTTAAAAACTCCTGGTACTTCTTCCGTGGGACAATGTCTTCGACCCAAAACTCAATCAG GTAGACCACTTACTGGTGTTGTGCGACCAGCTACTCAATCTGCTATGTCTCAGTCGATTGAGCAAACTTTAAGAACACCCAGAACAGCTATGACAGCCAGACCAATTACTGCAATTTCTAGCCGTAGCGTTAG attagGCACAGCATCCATGTTAACAGAGCCGGGAGGACCTTTTATACAATTATCacgattaaatatttctaaatatgcTAGTCAACCAAGTATTTCTAAACCATTATTTGAGTATATATATTATCACGAACATGATGTTAGATAT GCACTAGATTTAGCAGTGCAAGCAACTCAAATTTGTCATTATAAAGATTGGTGGTGGAAAGTACAACTTGGAAAATGTTATTATAGTCTAGGATTAATCAGAGACGCTGAACAACAATTTAAATCAGCGTTAAAAGATTCTAAAACTATTGAAGTAATCTTGAGACTAATCAGAGTTTATGTTAGACTTGATCAACCATTAACAGCTTTAGATACGTGTAAAAAAGGTCTTGAGTATTTTCCTAATGATGTCAATATTCTTACTGAAATGGGACGTATATTCGACGGTCTGAATAATATGAGTATGTCGTTAAAAtactataaattaattgctCAGGAAGATGCTTCTCATACAGAAGCAATAGCAAGTATCGGAATACATCATTTTTATAATGATCAACCGGAATTAGCTTTACGATATTATAG ACGATTGTTACAAATGGGAGTATATAATGCTGAATTATTTAATAACCTTGGATTATGTTGTTTTTATGCTCAGCAATATGATCATGTTATATCTTGTTTTGAAAGAGCAATTAGTCTTTCTACTGATGAAAATATGGcagacatatggtataacatttcaCACATTGCTCTT ACTGTAGGTGACATAACAATGGCGGAAGAATGTTTAAAATTAGCTATTGTTAGCGACAATAGACACGCTTTAGCATACAATAATTTCGGAGTCATACAAATACGAAATGGAAACATTACAGCGGCGAGAACATATTTTCATGCTGCTGCCAACATTGCTAACTTTATTTATGAGCCCCATTTTAATAGTGCTTATTTAGCTTACAAG GTTGGAGATCTTCAAACAAGTTACATTGCTATACAAAAGTCGTTAAGTGTATATCCTAATCATTCTGATAGCAGAACTCTTCTAAACAAATTAGAGAGGTATTTCTCGCACGTGtga
- the BBS8 gene encoding tetratricopeptide repeat protein 8 isoform X3 has protein sequence MRALTLQVYVDDIEGEEEGIAESLLDNYTISSMPRPGTSLKTPGTSSVGQCLRPKTQSGRPLTGVVRPATQSAMSQSIEQTLRTPRTAMTARPITAISSRSVRLGTASMLTEPGGPFIQLSRLNISKYASQPSISKPLFEYIYYHEHDVRYALDLAVQATQICHYKDWWWKVQLGKCYYSLGLIRDAEQQFKSALKDSKTIEVILRLIRVYVRLDQPLTALDTCKKGLEYFPNDVNILTEMGRIFDGLNNMSMSLKYYKLIAQEDASHTEAIASIGIHHFYNDQPELALRYYRRLLQMGVYNAELFNNLGLCCFYAQQYDHVISCFERAISLSTDENMADIWYNISHIALTVGDITMAEECLKLAIVSDNRHALAYNNFGVIQIRNGNITAARTYFHAAANIANFIYEPHFNSAYLAYKVGDLQTSYIAIQKSLSVYPNHSDSRTLLNKLERYFSHV, from the exons ATGCGTGCCTTAACATTACAAGTATACGTAGATGATATAGAAGGAGAAGAGGAAGGGATTGCTGAAAGTCTATTAGATAATTATACAATATCTTCTATGCCTAGACCAGGAACATCTTTAAAAACTCCTGGTACTTCTTCCGTGGGACAATGTCTTCGACCCAAAACTCAATCAG GTAGACCACTTACTGGTGTTGTGCGACCAGCTACTCAATCTGCTATGTCTCAGTCGATTGAGCAAACTTTAAGAACACCCAGAACAGCTATGACAGCCAGACCAATTACTGCAATTTCTAGCCGTAGCGTTAG attagGCACAGCATCCATGTTAACAGAGCCGGGAGGACCTTTTATACAATTATCacgattaaatatttctaaatatgcTAGTCAACCAAGTATTTCTAAACCATTATTTGAGTATATATATTATCACGAACATGATGTTAGATAT GCACTAGATTTAGCAGTGCAAGCAACTCAAATTTGTCATTATAAAGATTGGTGGTGGAAAGTACAACTTGGAAAATGTTATTATAGTCTAGGATTAATCAGAGACGCTGAACAACAATTTAAATCAGCGTTAAAAGATTCTAAAACTATTGAAGTAATCTTGAGACTAATCAGAGTTTATGTTAGACTTGATCAACCATTAACAGCTTTAGATACGTGTAAAAAAGGTCTTGAGTATTTTCCTAATGATGTCAATATTCTTACTGAAATGGGACGTATATTCGACGGTCTGAATAATATGAGTATGTCGTTAAAAtactataaattaattgctCAGGAAGATGCTTCTCATACAGAAGCAATAGCAAGTATCGGAATACATCATTTTTATAATGATCAACCGGAATTAGCTTTACGATATTATAG ACGATTGTTACAAATGGGAGTATATAATGCTGAATTATTTAATAACCTTGGATTATGTTGTTTTTATGCTCAGCAATATGATCATGTTATATCTTGTTTTGAAAGAGCAATTAGTCTTTCTACTGATGAAAATATGGcagacatatggtataacatttcaCACATTGCTCTT ACTGTAGGTGACATAACAATGGCGGAAGAATGTTTAAAATTAGCTATTGTTAGCGACAATAGACACGCTTTAGCATACAATAATTTCGGAGTCATACAAATACGAAATGGAAACATTACAGCGGCGAGAACATATTTTCATGCTGCTGCCAACATTGCTAACTTTATTTATGAGCCCCATTTTAATAGTGCTTATTTAGCTTACAAG GTTGGAGATCTTCAAACAAGTTACATTGCTATACAAAAGTCGTTAAGTGTATATCCTAATCATTCTGATAGCAGAACTCTTCTAAACAAATTAGAGAGGTATTTCTCGCACGTGtga
- the BBS8 gene encoding tetratricopeptide repeat protein 8 isoform X1, with protein MHTNLVSLLSKYSIFIIIGKYEDCATICTNLLQKNPLDQTIWVLKMRALTLQVYVDDIEGEEEGIAESLLDNYTISSMPRPGTSLKTPGTSSVGQCLRPKTQSGRPLTGVVRPATQSAMSQSIEQTLRTPRTAMTARPITAISSRSVRLGTASMLTEPGGPFIQLSRLNISKYASQPSISKPLFEYIYYHEHDVRYALDLAVQATQICHYKDWWWKVQLGKCYYSLGLIRDAEQQFKSALKDSKTIEVILRLIRVYVRLDQPLTALDTCKKGLEYFPNDVNILTEMGRIFDGLNNMSMSLKYYKLIAQEDASHTEAIASIGIHHFYNDQPELALRYYRRLLQMGVYNAELFNNLGLCCFYAQQYDHVISCFERAISLSTDENMADIWYNISHIALTVGDITMAEECLKLAIVSDNRHALAYNNFGVIQIRNGNITAARTYFHAAANIANFIYEPHFNSAYLAYKVGDLQTSYIAIQKSLSVYPNHSDSRTLLNKLERYFSHV; from the exons ATGCACACTAACCTCGTGTCATTATTATCAAAGtattccatttttataattatag GAAAATATGAAGATTGCGCAACAATATGTACAAATTTGTTACAAAAGAATCCTCTTGATCAG ACTATATGGGTCTTAAAAATGCGTGCCTTAACATTACAAGTATACGTAGATGATATAGAAGGAGAAGAGGAAGGGATTGCTGAAAGTCTATTAGATAATTATACAATATCTTCTATGCCTAGACCAGGAACATCTTTAAAAACTCCTGGTACTTCTTCCGTGGGACAATGTCTTCGACCCAAAACTCAATCAG GTAGACCACTTACTGGTGTTGTGCGACCAGCTACTCAATCTGCTATGTCTCAGTCGATTGAGCAAACTTTAAGAACACCCAGAACAGCTATGACAGCCAGACCAATTACTGCAATTTCTAGCCGTAGCGTTAG attagGCACAGCATCCATGTTAACAGAGCCGGGAGGACCTTTTATACAATTATCacgattaaatatttctaaatatgcTAGTCAACCAAGTATTTCTAAACCATTATTTGAGTATATATATTATCACGAACATGATGTTAGATAT GCACTAGATTTAGCAGTGCAAGCAACTCAAATTTGTCATTATAAAGATTGGTGGTGGAAAGTACAACTTGGAAAATGTTATTATAGTCTAGGATTAATCAGAGACGCTGAACAACAATTTAAATCAGCGTTAAAAGATTCTAAAACTATTGAAGTAATCTTGAGACTAATCAGAGTTTATGTTAGACTTGATCAACCATTAACAGCTTTAGATACGTGTAAAAAAGGTCTTGAGTATTTTCCTAATGATGTCAATATTCTTACTGAAATGGGACGTATATTCGACGGTCTGAATAATATGAGTATGTCGTTAAAAtactataaattaattgctCAGGAAGATGCTTCTCATACAGAAGCAATAGCAAGTATCGGAATACATCATTTTTATAATGATCAACCGGAATTAGCTTTACGATATTATAG ACGATTGTTACAAATGGGAGTATATAATGCTGAATTATTTAATAACCTTGGATTATGTTGTTTTTATGCTCAGCAATATGATCATGTTATATCTTGTTTTGAAAGAGCAATTAGTCTTTCTACTGATGAAAATATGGcagacatatggtataacatttcaCACATTGCTCTT ACTGTAGGTGACATAACAATGGCGGAAGAATGTTTAAAATTAGCTATTGTTAGCGACAATAGACACGCTTTAGCATACAATAATTTCGGAGTCATACAAATACGAAATGGAAACATTACAGCGGCGAGAACATATTTTCATGCTGCTGCCAACATTGCTAACTTTATTTATGAGCCCCATTTTAATAGTGCTTATTTAGCTTACAAG GTTGGAGATCTTCAAACAAGTTACATTGCTATACAAAAGTCGTTAAGTGTATATCCTAATCATTCTGATAGCAGAACTCTTCTAAACAAATTAGAGAGGTATTTCTCGCACGTGtga
- the WDY gene encoding WD repeat-containing protein WDY, which translates to MEYFDNNDTSIQQAFDEFFKTKSIEEQCTEESLMQLHEVFLASPNEEMDITRLYDAFENILHIQMPHNEFKILFKKMNLKRDGNITWNEFISYLLVEFQRKDTTLQWQILRLPITDIPQLLKSHHRTAIHKIMFCPEVLPDRTTSFHRGFYLTVTKEGIINYWSLDLEYERSAQSVNPCLKVQHTLITDMIVMPDIQVVCTSSTECDLRFYDTAAKKFDLRIMISGLEYAVICMDYYFSKNIKEDSYIVLGDMSGSVKVMSFSPIERGPFKQEPQRDSLFIRYESVLKGELKGLKIVEFKNVHTDWVKQVAYYGSLRAFMSSSRCCNCSLLFSDLTGARIQYKFKVNMGISCFTFCEEGQLLITGGPDCIVRVWNPFVTRRASSTFQGHRAPICALVVQDAGKRVYSLSKDRCIKVWDVLTQSCIQTYNGLPSELGEHTSMTAVYNTLNRKMIIASSMIAVILCDPEVNKEISDGFTHTKSISSVLYNHLYKVVVTTGLDSCIIIWDPWLGNRLFLVTHAHSRFLYGQFHDIEITAACFDESEQLLVTGARDGTLKVWNFNTGTCLRNMALETQCEITSLVWLENRILCSSWNRQVVEFATSDAYVYKKNWGTIHTDDILCSAMWYPQVLATATFNGEIILWRLETGQPYRKYKVNEPMSRFRIRYHKDEITYKIKKPEQVTKEFISKQSQYPTASEHQESALNIARIVAVRAMIFLNARPVRPDVGTLLVSLDSGYVQVWTHHPAGGFLQAFSVIHSIRDCALSLATDPKNHFLVTGHNAGYIKVWYLANYLLPNPPKISMPVLRLEFPFLWKKKVIGRAKRAVKDQPLPLLLSSVRGHLKSITSVQIIPDARIVISGSTDHSVRLWTLGGRYISTFGTFKPWLPILPTIPTYQYFKDYKHPADIKRVASSTTLKILEGGVRQVESDFKSDELKALKEMSRPEHTMIDGRRLTIAVMDKSVLMIFADYPILDTSLPYIPIYTHLKLRPLEIIQTPKLPTLLHEQKELTKRTHSQL; encoded by the exons atggaataCTTTGATAATAATGACACGAG CATCCAACAAGCTTTCGACGAGTTCTTTAAAACAAAAAGTATAGAAGAACAATGCACGGAAGAATCCTTGATGCAACTGCATGAAGTATTTTTG GCTTCGCCAAATGAAGAAATGGATATAACCCGATTGTATGATGCGTTTGAAAATATATTGCACATTCAGATGCCACATAATGAATTCAAAATTCTGTTTAAAAAG atGAACTTAAAGAGAGATGGAAATATTACTTGGAATGAATTTATCTCGTATTTATTAGTAGAATTTCAGAGAAAAGATACCACATTACAGTGGCAAATATTGAGACTTCCAATAACTGATATCCCCCAACTTTTGAAATCGCATCACCGTACAGCTATACACAAAATCATGTTTTGTCCTGAAGTCTTGCCC GATAGAACTACAAGCTTCCATAGAGGGTTTTATTTAACCGTGACTAAAGAGGGAATCATAAATTACTGGTCTTTAGATTTAGAATACGAACGGAGCGCGCAATCTGTAAATC CGTGTTTAAAAGTTCAACACACTTTAATAACTGATATGATAGTAATGCCCGATATACAAGTAGTATGCACAAGTTCTACGGAGTGCGATTTAAGATTTTATGATACAGCGGCAAAGAAGTTTGATCTTCGAATAATG ATATCAGGCTTGGAGTATGCAGTCATTTGTATGGATTattatttcagtaaaaataTCAAAGAGGACTCGTATATTGTACTTGGAGATATGAGTGGATCTGTCAAAGTCATGTCTTTTAGTCCAATAGAGAGAGGACCATTTAAACAAGAACCTCAACGTGATAGTTTATTTATTCGCTATGAATCTGTTCTCAAG GGTGAACTGAAAGGATTGAAAATTGTAGAATTTAAGAATGTACATACAGATTGGGTGAAACAAGTAGCCTATTATGGAAGTTTAAGAGCTTTCATGTCCAGCAGTAGATGTTGTAATTGTTCTTTATTATTTAGTGATCTTACAGGAGCAAGGATTCAATACAAATTCAAAGTTAACATGGGAATATCTTGCTTCACCTTTTGTGAAG AGGGTCAGTTATTAATAACCGGTGGACCAGATTGCATAGTTCGGGTTTGGAATCCTTTTGTGACTAGAAGAGCAAGTAGTACTTTCCAAGGTCATCGTGCACCTATTTGTGCCTTAGTTGTGCAAGATGCTGGTAAACGCGTGTACTCTCTTTCAAAAGATAGATGTATCAAAGTGTGGGATGTATTAACTCAATCTTGTATTCAG ACGTACAATGGTCTTCCCAGCGAATTGGGTGAACATACATCAATGACTGCGGTGTATAATACATTGAATCGTAAAATGATCATTGCTAGCTCAATGATCGCAGTGATTCTTTGCGATCCTGAGGTCAACAAAGAAATATCTGATGGGTTTACACATACAAAATCTATCAGCAGTGTTTTATATAACCATCTCTACAAAGTG GTAGTTACGACTGGATTAGAttcttgtataataatttggGATCCGTGGCTTGGAAATCGTTTATTCTTAGTAACGCATGCACACAGTAGATTCCTATATGGTCAATTTCATGACATTGAAATTACTGCTGCTTGTTTCGATGAATCTGAACAATTACTAGTAACAGGCGCTCGTGATGGTACATTGAAAGTTTGGAATTTCAATACTGGTACTTGTTTGCGGAACATGGCTCTTGAAACTCAGTG TGAAATAACCAGTTTAGTTTGGCTGGAAAATCGAATCTTATGTAGTAGTTGGAATCGTCAAGTCGTAGAATTTGCAACTTCTgatgcatatgtatataaaaagaaTTGGGGAACAATACACACCGATGATATTCTTTGTTCGGCCATGTGGTATCCTCAGGTATTGGCCACGGCAACTTTTAATGGAGAAATAATACTTTGGAGACTAGAAACGGGTCAACCGTATCGGAAATATAAAGTTAACGAACCAATGTCAAG ATTTAGGATAAGATACCATAAAGATGAAATAacgtacaaaataaaaaaacctGAACAAGTTACGAAAGAATTCATTTCGAAACAGAG TCAATATCCTACGGCTTCTGAACATCAAGAATCCGCATTGAATATTGCACGAATTGTTGCTGTTCGAGCTATGATATTTTTAAATGCTCGGCCGGTTAGACCTGATGTTGGAACATTGTTAGTTTCTCTTGATTCAGGATATGTACAAGTGTGGACTCATCACCCTGCTGGTGGATTTCTACAAGCTTTCTCAGTTATTCATTCTATACGTGATTGTGCATTATCATTAGCAACTGATCCTAAAAATCATTTTCTTGTAACAG gaCACAATGCTGGATACATTAAAGTTTGGTATCTCGCGAATTATTTGTTGCCAAATCCTCCTAAGATATCTATGCCCGTTTTACGGTTGGAATTTCCATTTCTATGGAAAAAGAAAGTTATTGGTAGGGCAAAGAGAGCTGTAAAGGATCAACCTTTACCACTTCTACTTTCATCTGTGCGTGGACATTTAAAATCTATTACGTCCGTCCAGATAATCCCAGATGCACGTATTGTCATTAG TGGTAGTACAGACCATTCTGTACGCTTATGGACACTTGGTGGCCGTTATATTTCAACCTTCGGAACTTTCAAGCCTTGGTTACCAATTTTACCAACGATCCCAACATACCAATATTTTAAAGATTACAAACATCCAGCAGATATTAAAAGAGTCGCTAGTTCTACTACActaaaa ATTCTCGAAGGAGGTGTGAGACAAGTAGAATCAGATTTTAAAAGTGATGAATTAAAAGCTTTAAAAGAAATGTCGAGACCTGAACACACTATGATCGATGGAAGAAGACTTACTATCGCTGTGATGGATAAATCGGTTTTAATGATCTTTGCGGATTACCCAATTTTAGACACCTCTTTACCATAT ATACCTATATACACGCATTTGAAATTAAGGCCTTTGGAAATCATACAGACACCAAAATTACCAACACTTCTACATGAACAAAAAGAATTAAC TAAAAGAACGCATTCACAATTATAA
- the Incenp gene encoding inner centromere protein encodes MGTRSKDRIKAMITKDISNIHNYCLDVKQSINDNLEDTLDYLRGLIAQIPQSASGPLITKTPKVLKKKGVQRIETIPENDIINIDNTVSDSIAIHDRTESKDTKTEDVVETTIGRAKREASRKAATNIKKQQSMSLATKLRRPLPLDDDSNINRKRESRSKRKKSARSSSDEETTQGPTKYSKTEQSVLSETVSQKNTGTSQDHLSIKEDALQPEKIEPLKSSMTTRSSNRKRTFSQSENTKGKNSNIIDDTVIAPTGNDIEEPSMYEDALEKPTPIMNSTMNVNSTYTQKMMNATVILEPLSAKKLNETVVINKNVANSIGKNNEQKTVEPKAEFVSPKLPKFTSRSSIALEEKMQQLKEVMTNKEFDELLTEDESSPEVKKSKGNVKKQEIKKRQKRQNRSMTSSEDEILNTPTKPSSKEKSTITGLKEIRNTYKSNALFSPYAKESVKKRVEAFEQAGMNTPQLAVHIDAPTRVTRTKTRATRAAAQTEASENANITEKAVVQKLARKSLAKAKKISLAKQNKDADEYKENKLQLEQKVNKLVSVEKMSYKQQQKTTPLSKIRTQLPMSVNRVLHTPANQTNMNHNRALSATRTNIITSVESLIQAPKSVSKRNSLDKVVEEKKRKLNDEDAKRKREEALRLQTEERKRKRQEKELKNKLAREAKEKQDMEKRQKAEKEREEKARLAQQMQERQREEIEKKRLAQLQRAQEKEERRKQEEQQRLQRLQEQEEAERLLAEQRRREQEAERRKEAELRAQQQAAAEAMRTKHQMLIKYGSKQHGGPTTYVLDSEPDDDESDDESKPKHAIPHWAQSYIRKNQLAMQRYIPERAVYKFFGSRKCTPDLTQMFQNIDRSRLQRTSSAIWKTPPRYSMMENE; translated from the exons atgggtACTAGATCAAAGGATCGGATTAAAgcaatgattaccaaagatatatcgaatatacataattattgcTTGGATGTTAAACAATCTATTAACGACAATCTTGAAGATACTTTGGATTATTTACGTGGTTTAATTGCCCAAATACCACAGTCAGCCTCTGGTCCTTTAATTACAAAGACGCCAAAAGTTTTGAAGAAGAAAGGTGTTCAACGTATAGAGACTATCCCcgaaaatgatattatcaatattGATAATACAGTATCAGATTCTATTGCAATACACGATAGGACAGAAAGTAAAGATACAAAAACTGAGGATGTGGTAGAGACAACAATTGGCAGAGCAAAAAGAGAGGCTTCAAGGAAGGCTGCAactaatattaaaaagcagcagtcaatgtcacttgctacaaaattacgaaggccGTTACCTCTTGACGATGACAGTAATATAAAT aggaaacgtgaaAGCCGatctaaaagaaagaaaagtgcTAGAAGTAGCTCAGACGAAGAAACTACGCAAGGCCCtacaaaatatagtaaaacAGAACAGagtgttttaagcgaaacagTTTCACAGAagaacacaggtacttcacaggaCCATCTGTCTATAAAAGAAGATGCATTGCAGCCAGAAAAGATTGAACCGTTGAAGTCTTCGATGACAACAAGAAGTAGTAATAGAAAGAGAACTTTTTCGCAGAGTGAAAACACAAAGGGTAAAAATTCTAATATCattgatgatacagtaattGCACCAACAGGAAATGATATTGAAGAACCTTCAATGTACGAGGACGCACTTGAGAAACCTACTCCTATTATGAATTCGACGATGAACGTCAATTCTACTTATACACAGAAGATGATGAATGCTACCGTAATTTTAGAACCTTTATCAGcaaaaaaattaaatgaaactgtagtaattaataaaaacgtgGCTAAtagtataggaaaaaataatgaacagaAAACAGTCGAACCAAAGGCTGAATTTGTGTCTCCCAAATTacctaaatttacatcacggtcgTCAATAGCTTTGGAGGAGAAGATGCAGCAGCTAAAAGAAGTGATGACAAACAAAGAGTTCGATGAATTACTCACAGAAGATGAGTCATCACCTGAAGTGAAAAAGTCTAAAGGAAATgttaagaaacaagaaattaaaaagcGACAAAAGCGGCAGAACAGATCCATGACATCGAGCGAAGATGAAATACTTAATACTCCAACAAAACCTTCTTCGAAGGAAAAGAGTACAATTACAGGATTAAAGGAAATAAGAAACACGTATAAATCGAATGCTCTGTTCAGTCCATATGCCAAGGAATCTGTGAAAAAAAGAGTCGAGGCATTCGAACAGGCAGGCATGAACACTCCACAGCTTGCTGTTCATATTGATGCACCAACTAGAGTAACCAGAACAAAAACACGTGCTACTAGAGCTGCTGCACAAACAGAAGCTTCAGAAAATGCAAATATTACAGAGAAAGCGGTTGTTCAAAAATTAGCACGAAAGTCGCTTGCAAAAGCcaaaaaaatttcattagcaaaaCAGAATAAGGATGCCGATGAATATAAAGAG AACAAATTACAATTAGAACAAAAGGTTAATAAACTAGTTTCTGTTGAGAAAATGAGCTACAAACAGCAACAGAAGACAACCCCATTAAGCAAAATAAGAACTCAGTTGCCAATGTCTGTTAATCGTGTTCTTCATACTCCAGCGAATCAAACtaatatgaat cACAATAGGGCTTTAAGTGCAACGCGTACAAATATTATTACATCGGTGGAATCTTTAATCCAAGCTCCAAAGTCAGTCAGTAAACGTAATTCACTGGATAAAGTAgtagaggaaaagaaaagaaaattgaacgacgagGATGCGAAGAGAAAACGTGAAGAGGCGCTAAGACTTCAaacggaagaaagaaaaag gaaaagacaagaaaaagaattaaaaaataagttAGCCAGAGaggcaaaagaaaagcaagATATGGAAAAACGTCAAAAGgctgaaaaagaaagagaggaaaaagcacgTTTAGCACAACAAATGCAAGAAAGACAACGCGAAGAAATAGAGAAGAAACGTTTGGCTCAGTTACAACGTGCTCAG gaaaaggaagaaagaagaaagcaagaAGAGCAACAGCGCCTACAACGTTTACAAGAACAAGAAGAAGCGGAGCGGCTATTAGCTGAACAAAGACGTCGAGAACAGGAAGCTGAAAGGCGAAAAGAAGCCGAATTAAGAGCTCAACAACAAGCTGCAGCTGAAGCAATGAGAACTAAGCATCAGATGCTT ATAAAATATGGCTCCAAACAGCACGGTGGTCCAACTACTTACGTTTTGGACAGTGAACCTGACGACGACGAATCAGACGATGAATCCAAACCAAAGCACGCAATTCCACATTGGGCACAAT cgtACATACGTAAAAATCAACTTGCCATGCAACGATATATTCCGGAGAGagcagtctataaattctttggTAGCAGAAAGTGCACACCGGATCTAACTcaaatgtttcaaaatatagataggagtagattacaacgaacgtccagtgcaatatggaagacaccaccacgttattccatgatggaaaacgaataa